One Alnus glutinosa chromosome 3, dhAlnGlut1.1, whole genome shotgun sequence genomic region harbors:
- the LOC133864067 gene encoding uncharacterized protein LOC133864067 isoform X1, whose amino-acid sequence MRMGDGHRIRGSVVPCDLSLILLVALIALHLTSHSIIQVGASIHEYQTQRFTRRSNSFFFHGGSEGLYASRVSPLALRDNSSSEDKPLNGKSFIRFESITFQRTKESTQKQNEMQQRTGLVEAIIIEVKDRAKIGGSYLNSHAICCTPDLAEDGSCKVGEVIIRQDLDKLNGPQRIQTFFEGKNEEAKMDPRTIEINNTGMYYLYFMFCDPVLDGTLVSGRTVWRNPDGYLPGKMAPLMTFFGYMSLAYLVLGLFWFLHFVRYWKDIIKLHYHITAVIGLGMCEMALWYFEYANFNSTGSRPMGITVWAVTFSAIKKTFSRLLLLVVSMGYGVVRPTLGSTTTKVLLLGVTYFVASEALELVEHLGNINDFSGKTRLFLVLPVAVLDACFILWIFSSLSKILEKLQIRRSMAKLELYRKFTNSLAVSVLLSVAWIGYELYFNATDPLSELWRRAWIIPAFWTLLAFILLGVICILWAPSHNPTRYAYTEEMGEESEEEGISLTGGGVMAAVELATKIERKERKALIAADHHVFGLGEDVEEDKRE is encoded by the exons ATGAGGATGGGTGACGGTCATCGTATTAGAGGGAGTGTCGTTCCTTGtgatctctctctcattttactCGTAGCGCTAATAGCATTACATCTGACCTCCCACTCCATCATCCAAGTCGGCGCTTCCATCCACGAATACCAAACACAACGTTTCACTCGTCGCtccaattccttcttcttccatGGCGGTAGCGAGGGCCTCTACGCTTCCAGAGTTTCCCCTCTCGCTCTTCGCGACAACTCCTCTTCCGAAGATAAACCCCTCAATGGCAAATCCTTCATCAG GTTCGAGTCAATCACCtttcaaagaacaaaagaatCAACCCAAAAGCAGAATGAGATGCAGCAAAGAACTGGCTTGGTTGAAGCTATAATTATTGAGGTCAAAGACAGGGCGAAGATTGGGGGTTCTTATTTGAACTCTCATGCAATTTGCTGCACCCCTGATCTTGCCGAGGATGGGTCCTGCAAGGTAGGGGAGGTTATCATCCGTCAAGACCTAGATAAGCTTAATGGGCCTCAACGAATTCAGACCTTCTTTGAAGGCAAAAATGAAGAGGCCAAAATGGATCCTCGAACTATTGAGATCAACAATACCGGAATGTATTACCTATATTTCATGTTTTGTGATCCAGTACTCGACGGCACATTAGTCAGCGGAAGAACAGTTTGGAGGAACCCAGATGGCTATCTACCTGGAAAGATGGCCCCGCTGATGACATTTTTTGGCTACATGTCATTAGCTTACCTTGTTCTAGGTCTCTTCTGGTTCCTCCACTTTGTACGGTACTGGAAAGATATAATAAAGTTGCATTACCATATCACAGCTGTGATTGGTCTGGGGATGTGTGAAATGGCTCTCTGGTATTTTGAATATGCTAATTTCAATTCCACTGGAAGCAGACCAATGGGAATTACCGTATGGGCAGTAACCTTTAGTGCTATTAAGAAGACTTTCTCCAGGCTTCTTCTTCTAGTAGTTTCAATGGGATATGGTGTTGTTCGACCAACACTTGGCAGTACAACCACAAAAGTACTCCTTCTTGGCGTGACATACTTTGTGGCTTCAGAAGCACTTGAGCTTGTTGAACATTTGGGAAATATCAATGACTTTTCTGGAAAAACAAGACTCTTTCTGGTGCTACCTGTTGCTGTACTGGATGCCTGCTTTATTCTTTGGATATTTTCATCATTATCTAAAATTCTGGAGAAGCTTCAG ATTCGTAGAAGCATGGCAAAACTTGAGCTCTACCGGAAGTTTACCAATTCCCTTGCAGTATCGGTGCTGCTCTCTGTTGCTTGGATTGGTTATGAG TTGTACTTTAATGCCACCGACCCTTTGAGCGAACTGTGGCGAAGAGCTTGGATCATCCCGGCTTTCTGGACTTTGCTTGCATTTATACTGTTAGGGGTGATATGCATTCTCTGGGCTCCATCACACAACCCAACTAG ATATGCGTATACAGAGGAGATGGGGGAGGAGTCTGAGGAGGAGGGTATCTCGCTCACGGGAGGTGGAGTTATGGCGGCTGTAGAGTTGGCAACAAAGatagaaagaaaggaaaggaaggCCTTGATTGCAGCAGATCATCATGTGTTTGGGCTTGGAGAAGATGTTGAGGAGGACAAGAGAGAATAG
- the LOC133864067 gene encoding uncharacterized protein LOC133864067 isoform X2, whose product MYTTYRFESITFQRTKESTQKQNEMQQRTGLVEAIIIEVKDRAKIGGSYLNSHAICCTPDLAEDGSCKVGEVIIRQDLDKLNGPQRIQTFFEGKNEEAKMDPRTIEINNTGMYYLYFMFCDPVLDGTLVSGRTVWRNPDGYLPGKMAPLMTFFGYMSLAYLVLGLFWFLHFVRYWKDIIKLHYHITAVIGLGMCEMALWYFEYANFNSTGSRPMGITVWAVTFSAIKKTFSRLLLLVVSMGYGVVRPTLGSTTTKVLLLGVTYFVASEALELVEHLGNINDFSGKTRLFLVLPVAVLDACFILWIFSSLSKILEKLQIRRSMAKLELYRKFTNSLAVSVLLSVAWIGYELYFNATDPLSELWRRAWIIPAFWTLLAFILLGVICILWAPSHNPTRYAYTEEMGEESEEEGISLTGGGVMAAVELATKIERKERKALIAADHHVFGLGEDVEEDKRE is encoded by the exons ATGTATACGACATATAGGTTCGAGTCAATCACCtttcaaagaacaaaagaatCAACCCAAAAGCAGAATGAGATGCAGCAAAGAACTGGCTTGGTTGAAGCTATAATTATTGAGGTCAAAGACAGGGCGAAGATTGGGGGTTCTTATTTGAACTCTCATGCAATTTGCTGCACCCCTGATCTTGCCGAGGATGGGTCCTGCAAGGTAGGGGAGGTTATCATCCGTCAAGACCTAGATAAGCTTAATGGGCCTCAACGAATTCAGACCTTCTTTGAAGGCAAAAATGAAGAGGCCAAAATGGATCCTCGAACTATTGAGATCAACAATACCGGAATGTATTACCTATATTTCATGTTTTGTGATCCAGTACTCGACGGCACATTAGTCAGCGGAAGAACAGTTTGGAGGAACCCAGATGGCTATCTACCTGGAAAGATGGCCCCGCTGATGACATTTTTTGGCTACATGTCATTAGCTTACCTTGTTCTAGGTCTCTTCTGGTTCCTCCACTTTGTACGGTACTGGAAAGATATAATAAAGTTGCATTACCATATCACAGCTGTGATTGGTCTGGGGATGTGTGAAATGGCTCTCTGGTATTTTGAATATGCTAATTTCAATTCCACTGGAAGCAGACCAATGGGAATTACCGTATGGGCAGTAACCTTTAGTGCTATTAAGAAGACTTTCTCCAGGCTTCTTCTTCTAGTAGTTTCAATGGGATATGGTGTTGTTCGACCAACACTTGGCAGTACAACCACAAAAGTACTCCTTCTTGGCGTGACATACTTTGTGGCTTCAGAAGCACTTGAGCTTGTTGAACATTTGGGAAATATCAATGACTTTTCTGGAAAAACAAGACTCTTTCTGGTGCTACCTGTTGCTGTACTGGATGCCTGCTTTATTCTTTGGATATTTTCATCATTATCTAAAATTCTGGAGAAGCTTCAG ATTCGTAGAAGCATGGCAAAACTTGAGCTCTACCGGAAGTTTACCAATTCCCTTGCAGTATCGGTGCTGCTCTCTGTTGCTTGGATTGGTTATGAG TTGTACTTTAATGCCACCGACCCTTTGAGCGAACTGTGGCGAAGAGCTTGGATCATCCCGGCTTTCTGGACTTTGCTTGCATTTATACTGTTAGGGGTGATATGCATTCTCTGGGCTCCATCACACAACCCAACTAG ATATGCGTATACAGAGGAGATGGGGGAGGAGTCTGAGGAGGAGGGTATCTCGCTCACGGGAGGTGGAGTTATGGCGGCTGTAGAGTTGGCAACAAAGatagaaagaaaggaaaggaaggCCTTGATTGCAGCAGATCATCATGTGTTTGGGCTTGGAGAAGATGTTGAGGAGGACAAGAGAGAATAG